The segment CTCTCAGCCAGGAAAGCTTTGAGCCGACGTGGGCAGGAGATGGGTGCTGGCTCCACCCAAGCAGCGCATGGCTGGGCTCCCCCCTTCACTGCAGTGATGTTTGCTCCCCACCCCAGGATGGGCACCAAAGCACCGCCTCGGTGGTCTGCGCTCCACCCTCTGTCCACATCCACAACGGCATCTCCCCACTCCCAGCGGGCTCCTGATTTCTCTGCTGACCCTCAGCCTCTCCCGGGGCGCACAGGGGAATGACCACAGAGGTCCCCCACTTCAACCCTGCCCACCATAGTCCATTTGGGGCACACGAGCGCAGGACAGGGGTCCACTCCCGTGTGTCATGTCAAGGGAAGGAGTGGCTGGGAGAAGATTGACACCTCAAGCAAGGACAGATGAACAAGTGTCCTGCTGGGTCCTGCAGCCCCCGGACAGCCCATCTGGTCCATCCTGTCCAAACCCGCTCTGACCTCAAGCCTGcacccccgcagccccccgccctgGCCCCAGGCCCCTCACCCTGGGAGGGCTCTGCCTTGTTTGTCCGCAGGATAACGTATAGCAGCAGGGTGAGCTGCGGGCTGTTCTCCAGGAAGGTCTTGAAGAGGCGCAGCATGCTGATGTCGTGGGAGAAGAAGGCCATGCgactctgctcctcctcctccgccgcctTCGCCCAGCACACCTTCCAGCCCACCTTCAGAGCGTGGAGGCACCTGCGTGGGGACGCGGCCAGCGGTGAGGGGCTGCTGGGTGGCAATGCAGCGCTCCCCTCGGTCCTCATGCTGCCCTGGCAGGACAACTTAAAATGCTCCGGTTTATGCTCAGACCACTTCCTCCCCCGTCCCACGCCAAGCACCGCAGGGTCTACGTGACATCCACCCTCCGTGCGAAGTTCGTGCGTGAAACCGAGCATCGCCCTCGGCAGAAGCAGCCGGATTGTCTCCTTCCCCCGGGAAGGGAGGCACGGCGCAGCCACGCTGCTTCCCCAAACAGCCGGGACAGCCAAGGCCGAGACAAGGTTTTGGGGCATTCACCGCTCCCGCAGCTCTGGCACCCAGCGCCGCTCGGTTCGGCAGGAGCCCCCCGCAGCAGAGACGGTACCGGGAGGCAGAGCGAAGCCGGTGCTTTGGGACGCGGGTGGCTCCAACCGACACGTTTCCACCTGGCTCCAACCCGGGGCCGGGCCAAACCGCTCGGCCCGGGGAGTCCCTCGGACGGGAGGTGCCCCGTCTTGCCCATCCCCGGGTGTCGGGATGCCCGAGGGACTCCCCGGGCAGAGCGGGAGCTGCAGGGTCCGGCTCCCTGTGTCCCCGcagcagcggggcgggggggggggggggggggggggggcagcctgGGGGGCGGAGCGGCCGGTGGGAGCAGGGGGGCTGCCCGGCAGATGCCTCGGGatggggattggggggggggaggtacCGGGGGGATGCCGGGGAGGAAGTACCGGCGGAATGCAGTGAGGGGATACCGCACCTGAAGAGGAAGCCgagctgcaggaggtggaggGCGGCGAGCAGCCATGGGGGCACGTCGGGGCGCAGGGCGGGCGGGTCGGAGCGGAGCCAGAGCCAGCTGCAGGCCTGAGTGGCGACCGAGGCGGCGGCCAGCAGCGCCAGCACCAGCGCGGCCCAGCCGGGCTGCCCGCCCCGCGCGTACTGCGCCGCCACCCACCCGTCAGCGCACACGtccagcgccgccgccgccgcccccgccgccgccagcgcCAGCTGCAGCGGCCCGAACCGCGGCGCCATCAGCGGGGCCGGCACGGCCGCACCCACTCCCGGCCCCGCCCGGGGCAGACCCCGCCCCGTCAGCTCCCGCCCCCCGCGGCCGGGCGGTGcagcccctcccccccccggtCAGCCCCCGCGTCCCGCCCGGGCACTCCCCGGTCACCCGGTCACCCCTACACCCCTCCCCCACACCCGGTCACccctacaccccccccccgtcacTCCCCGGTCACCCCtacacccccccacacacaccccgggTCACCCCTACACCCCCCCGGGTCTCCGTCCGCATCCCGCCCCCATCTCCCTGCACgcccccgggcccggcccctcCCGCACCCAGAGCAcccgcaggcagcagctcctgccctttcctgggacgcagcacccccccccccccccccccccccgagaaaAACCGCAGCCCTGCAAGCTGTAGCGGTGCTCACCCGCACCATTTTTTCCACAACCTTTTTAATCGGactccagctgcttcccagggcGCTGCCACGGGCACCGCCGCCCCCACCGCACGGAGACCTGCCGCACTCGGCTCGGGGGGCTCCCCGTACCCCCCACAGGAGGCTGCAAACCCGGGGATCAACAGGAACCAAAGCAGCCAGCTTGGGAACGGTCGGGTTTGTAATCCCCCTGCAAGCGCGTCCCACCGGTCCCTTGCGTTTGCCCGGTGCAGCGGAGCGGGAAGGCAGGGCTGCCGAGCAGGCAGAGGCCCGGGCAGGGCAGCCAGCGCTGCGGGGCCAGCAGCAGGGGGAACAGCGTTGGCAGAGGGGCCCCGAGCACCCCGGCACAGCCCCTGACAGCGGCTCTCAGGCACCCGCACCATCGCTCTGAAGGTGCTACCGGGGCAAATACACCACGGCTGCGAAACCCCCACGCCGCAGGCAGCCGTTGCCCCTGcatcttccctcctcttccaacACGACACAGCCGTTCCACTGCGGCTGCCCTGGCAGGGCCCAGCCTCCGCTGCTCCACAGGCACACTTTGTCCTCACCCCCACAGCCCCTTCTGCTCTCTGCCCGTACCTTTCTGGCAGAACAGTCCATTGGCAGCATGCAAACAATCAGCCAGGGCGGGTTCTCAGCCATGACACCCCACGACCTTGCTCCCACTCTGCCCCGTCAGACCCCTGGGAGAGCCCAGAGCTGTCTCTTACAGACAAGACACGTTCTGCCTGTGTCTCATCCGCCCGTACCCAAAGGGTCCCCACCACCACTTTGTACTGGCTCCCACCTGGCTCTGCTCATCAGCCAAaggcaaggctgctgctgcacaagGCCACCAAAACAAGACCTGCCAGGTCACGGTTGTGTGGTCTTTCCAGAAGAGAAGCGTGCACCAACACGAGGAACCCACGTGGCAGCAGAGTCCTTGGGAACAGACGGCAGCTCTCAGCTCTCATCCCTGGTAAGTGAAAGTCCTCATCTCCATCCAATTTGTGGGACTACCTCAGAGGTCAGTGGAAGGGAGACAGACTCCCTGATGCAGGTCAATCTAGCACAAAAAGACTTTGTGGCAATCACTGCCCTTTCCTGATACATCAAGCTTTTCTAGAAGATTTCAAATCAACATCACAGAGCTTTTAGTAAAAGccactgattttgttttggtttccaATTAAGTTCTCAATGCTAAAAGCATTCACAATGGCTGATTCATGTGCATCACGAACTTCTGctctcttccatttctctgtcATTGCAGCGCTTGCTGGGGACTGAGGAGTCCTAAgagcaagcagaaaaagaaaagccaaacacTGGTGATGGCAGAGGCCGAGCTGCTGGTTTTAACACACTcattgtattttgtaaaatcGACTTCCCTGATGGCACAAACATGATCAACACGGCAGGCCTCCTCGCACAGGGTGAGGTCATATCTGACAGAGTTAAACTCGTAGTACTGCTGCAGATAGTGCGGATCCTTGGATATCCTCTCCAGCACTGTTTGCATGGAGCGTACAGAGCCATCCGGGACTTGGAAGGCTTTTGTCAGCCTATACTCCTCCTCCCATGTCGGGAACTCTCCCTCCCATGTTGAGGCCATGATGTTGGCATGAGTTAGGTTCAAGTAGTAAGTAACCATATCCTGCAGGGAGAGAAAACCACAACGGGGACAAATCAGGAAAGGACTGGCCCTTGAGTGAAACGTTTGGCTGGGAAGCAACCAGCCCCTTCTCCCAGGCACTGGTGTGCAGCACCACAGACACGTGTTCACCGCGGGCAGCGTGTCACCCTGCCCCGTGAGGGGTGAGCTGCCTCCCAACAGGTGCCTTCTACAGAGATGTGAACCAGGGGACAGACACCCCCGGTGAGAGCCTCCAGAAACCACCACAAAAGCATCCTGCTTCGTAAGTGATGAAGTGATGGCTTCCGTCTGCTTGACTTTTACCTCCAAACATCAGGAATTCTGAGCCTGGCCTGCTTCAGCATCACTCTTATTTACTATCAACACTGTCCACTGGCAGAAGGAAGGGTTGGAGTAGTGTTACTTACTGAGTGAAGTTACTTTCTCAACTGTGAACAAACTAAAGTTTTTCACAACTTCTGTTCTCACTCTCTTgccctttttctctctgcttcactAGCTCCCCAGCCTTCCACAGTATTTTAGCATTAGTTTCTCATGTAAAGAAAGCATCTACAAAGCTGCTTCACCCATTGCAGAGAAAGGCACAAACACTCCATCCTCTGCCTCTTTGCAAgaggcaaaggaaagagaagctgcCCCTACGATTCACCTAAATTCAGATCCATTACAAATTAATCAAAAATAGGGGGGACCCAAACAATTTTCTAGACAGTTACAAGTTTTTGGAGGGGGTTTGACAAATCTGTCAGTCCCCAAAGAGAAGTTCTGCAATCCACATTACCTGAGTAGTAAAGCAAGTGTCAACAGAAACTAGCTAAAGACATGAAGAACACGACAAAACCTGTCCTGCACTGTCCTGGGGAACTCATCCCATGCCAGCTGACTGTGGTCGCCCTGCCTTTACTCACTGGCACTCTTACTAAATTTTTGTGCTAGACATGAGGCTGAAATATCATGGTTGATGTCCTCTCCTACATAGCTGCTTGGCTCCTGTACTCCTGCCTATTAAAACCAGGAATTAAAGCACCCTTCTAAAACTGCAGCGTGCAGCACACAGGGACCCCCTACCAACACTTGAAGGGTGTCTGGATCATAGTCGATCACCCGAATCCCAGGGTTGTTGGCTCCATTGTTCACTCCAGGTAATGTTGTTTTCCAGGGAGTCACTCCAGGGGCCAGGAACATGACATTGATTGGAGAACCTtaacagaaaggcaaaacaacCCATCAATGGGAGACCCTGGCTTGTATCACACCTTGGCCACGCTGCAGTGAGTGCCCCAGGAACCGATCACGCTGCAAAGAGCGGCTTTCTCACCAGCCCTAGTTACAACAGCACACACAAAGATCAGCACGTTGAACGGCATCAGGGACTGAATGCTGGTCTGCTGCAGCTGAGAACAGGCTTTCCACTCCTGTCAAAGACTCTTGCAGTGAGGGTGCACAAGAGAACCACACTCAGCAAAGGAGACCCAGAGCACTACCCATAACCCCAATGCGAAGATTCGTAACTGCTCCCTGATGTCTCAGCTGATGTCCAAAACCCATCAACAGGGAGCAGGCAAGAAGTTGCAAGGCACTGAGGGGAAACAACAAAGTTTGAGGGTAAATGGGGAGGAGGGCTGGAGCTACAGGCTGGGGATGGAGATGAGAACCACTGTTGTCTCATGCTGATCAAGGCATTTTACAAGCTTTTTCCGGCCTCTCAGCTGCATTCAGCTAACAGCCACTGAAAAATCTCATCAACAGTGATCTTCTGGGACTTGGCAGAGCTGTCATGCAAATGCTTGGGTGGCCAGCACTGTACCTGTACCGCTGTAAAACATTCGAAAGCTGTCCGTGTGATGGTGCCCAAAAAACTGGGCAGCAATCACTCTGTGGTGCTTCTGCACGATTTTCAAGTATCGTTCATTAAAGCCACTCCGGAACCAGGGCTTGCCTCGTTTCTTCTCAAAGAAGCCTGGAGGGATGTGCCCCACGATGTAGACCTACAAAAGCAAGAATTGCACTGAACGCAAAGCCCACACTTCCCAGAGAGCACTGGCTTGCCATGACTGCAcggagggaagagcaggagtGAGAGAGCTTCCAGGCTGGGAGAAGCCCTCTACAAAAGTTAGTTTGTTGAGTCATTTCCTTTAATACCATTTCATCTGCTCGAGAGGCATTGATCAGTGTTTCTTCCAGCCACTGGAACTGCCCTCCAGGATCTTCCTCACCAGCTGTCTCGTCATTCTGGTCATAGTACAGATTGGTATTGAGGACAACCATTCGTCCCCTTGAACTTGGGCTGGGCAGCTTCTCAGTGTAGAAAGCTCCTGAAAAATGCAACCAGCAGGGAAAGAGCTGGAGATCTGGTCACGCTGGTTGCTGTGACCCCAGATCCCTTTGTTTTCATCCCTCTCAGCTCTCCCTGGCAATAGCCACAGCAGATTCGCTATCTGGACAAGGTGCCAGAGGCCCTCAGACCACTCCAGGATGGGGACTTGGAGTGGCTCTTCCTCCCGCGTACCTCTTGTCACACTTATGCCCCTCAAGGCGAAGGGAGACCCTGCACAGGGACAGCATGCAGCACTACAAGCTGGGCAGCTCTAGAGAGCTTCAATGCTGGCCTGTGCCAGCAGCTTTCCtaaaagatcttttttcttccactgaagCTCACCACTATTCCCTGTAGGAACACCTTCCAGTAACTtgaggaaagcaggagagacTAAAGCATAAAGAAACTTCTTTTACTTGCAAGCAGAATTCAGTGCCAGAAATCAGCATTAAATTGGACCCTTTCTCTGCAAACACTCTATAAATACTGTTACTCTGAGCACAGAAGCAGGGAAAACCATTTGTGGTATTCTCCTAACCACCCCCATCTCCCCAGAGTGCTGCCAACACGAGCCAGTGGTGCCATACCTGCTCTGAAAAGAGGAACGGAAGCATTATTCAGCCAGGGATGCCACAGTTCAGCTGTTCGGTTATAGATCCTGTGCTCCTTCCCTGGAAACTGATTTTTGGGGTGGAAATCATGATTGCCCATCGCCGCGTAGACTTTAGTATCTAGAGACAGTGAAAAGGAGGCACAGAGGAATTGCTGCTTGCTTCAGAGTTCCTCGGCACCAAAGCTGCCTGAGGCACTCACAGACTTGGAAAGAACAGCATGGCTTGAGagctttgcaaaagcaaatcTTCCTCACCACAGCCACATGGTTGCACTGACTGGGGTACAACACTGCAAAGACCATCCCTCCTTGGGACAAGCCACCCCAGAGCCATGGCTGTACAGATGAATCAGTGAGTTTTCACCATCAATAACACTCCTTGCAGCCTTTTCTGTCTTAATGActaattacagaaatgtttattttcctctcttatgAGTGAGTTAACCTGAAGCAACGAGTGCGCATCAGATGCCTCAATTCAGACACGCCTCACGCCATACTGCAACTAGGACGAGGACAAAGGAGTTCTAGCAACCGCACCCCTTCCATGCCTTCCCAATCCTGTCATGTCTCCACCCTGAAGAGCTCTTCCCTGTGCCCTTCTCATCTCCTCACCTCCTACCTGGAAATGTCTCTTTTATCAGAGAAGTCAGATTTTCTATTATGTGCAgaaccttttcttctccaagcttCTCATTCGGGACATGAGGAGTATCATctctagaaaaacaaaagcagcacattGTCTGTGACTAACAGGGCATATACTTAAAGTGAGAAGCAAGTCAGAGAAACGTGCTTACTTCTCTTTGTGCCTCTGAGAGAATAAAGATAAAGTTGAAGCTTTTGGGGGCAGAAACCAGCGCTATGTTGACTGGCCAAGGCACTGGAGGAGTTTCAAGGAATTACTCAAAGTGAAAATGGGCTCCACTTTTATTCTACCTTGAAAAACCCTATACACAAGCATATGAAGTAGAGGCTCACTCTGCCTCAGTGCCTTTAATAGACACTAAAGCTGACTGGAAATATTGCAAGGAACAGCATTTTGCAATCTCAGGTCACCATCTGATCGGCAATAGTGAAGCAAAGCTGTTTGCACAGCTGTTTGAACAGCAGGATAACAActctcattaaaatgaaacaaaggaatGCCTCCAGTAAGGCAGTGATCGCTGAGGTCTGCCTCCAAATACGTGGCAGATACACACTTCTATGTTTTCACTAATATGCTTATGGCATTTGTAGATGATGCTGGGCTGTCAATAAGACCATCGAAGAAGAAGATCAAAATTCAAAGTGATGTCaaagaactggagaaaatagtttgaaggaaaaagaaaaatcaacatgaaGTCTTTATAGACCAATAACTACTTCTAAGTAGGAACAACCTTCCGCAGagacacaaaatgaaaacatgggGTCAGGCACCGCAAACTAGGACTGGAGGTTAGAGCATATTACAGGCTGATGGTGCactgttagaagaaaaacaagcattaCAAGAGGACGCGTACACTTACAATAATCatgcaaaataaagcttttactGTCTGTAAGTGCTATCGACGCCTCCTGTAGAACAGGGTACCTATTTCTGGAGAGCGTACTAGGAGAAAACATAGGGGAGGTTCTTCATACTTCTAAAGCAGAACGGCCCGTTTTTCAGACAAGTCTCCCAGGTGCCTCTACAGTTTGAAGAAATGCCGTAAGACTGTTTTGCAATGCTCTCCTCCCACTGCCTTTAACAGGCAGGACTTGCAGTACCAAAAAAAGCACGTCCCGTTCCCCGTAGTGTTTAAGGTACACAGAGTTTGTATGAAGTCAGACAGGGCTGGccacaattaaaaagaaaaggaaggacagCAAACTGTGACCCTTCCCTTACCATACTGTTTCTCACTGCTGGGGCTTGTGAGGACCTTCTTGCCGGTGTTGAGAGGCCTCCTCACAGTTACGCTCTCCCCAAAGCCTCCATTTTGCATTATAAGGCACATCCATATCTCACCTCTCCAAAATGGTTACCATCTAAAGAGCCCTGGACCCCCCCACACTCCTTATGCCCCGGCCCTGCGGctgccccttctcccctccaaGCCCTCGGTGCAGGCGGGATCATGCCACAGCCCGAGAGCAAGGCGTAACCCCAGAACCcccactgccagctcctggaATAGTTGGTGTTTCTCCTCTCGGAGGAGCAGCTCTCTAAAGCAGCAGACACCGTCCCTCAGCCCCCAGGACTGCAGCGGGAGGGCGGAGAAGGTGAGCTGAAGAGAGCCCCGTCAGTGGGCGAGTTCAGAGCCCGTCCGACCGCCGCTCCCGGCGGgaccccggcccggccgcggcccATCCTCACCCGGTCCAGAGGACGAAGTCCGGCCGCTGCAGGCGGCTCTTCATGGCACGGGCTGCGGAGACGAGCAGGCGCCAGGGCGCGTCGCAGAGGTAGCTGCCC is part of the Balearica regulorum gibbericeps isolate bBalReg1 chromosome 22, bBalReg1.pri, whole genome shotgun sequence genome and harbors:
- the SMPDL3B gene encoding acid sphingomyelinase-like phosphodiesterase 3b, translating into MQPGMQPVAFLLLCPLAAALSGAGRFWHITDLHWDPDYNEAAGAGQVCPSGGSRAVPAAGPWGSYLCDAPWRLLVSAARAMKSRLQRPDFVLWTGDDTPHVPNEKLGEEKVLHIIENLTSLIKETFPDTKVYAAMGNHDFHPKNQFPGKEHRIYNRTAELWHPWLNNASVPLFRAGAFYTEKLPSPSSRGRMVVLNTNLYYDQNDETAGEEDPGGQFQWLEETLINASRADEMVYIVGHIPPGFFEKKRGKPWFRSGFNERYLKIVQKHHRVIAAQFFGHHHTDSFRMFYSGTGSPINVMFLAPGVTPWKTTLPGVNNGANNPGIRVIDYDPDTLQVLDMVTYYLNLTHANIMASTWEGEFPTWEEEYRLTKAFQVPDGSVRSMQTVLERISKDPHYLQQYYEFNSVRYDLTLCEEACRVDHVCAIREVDFTKYNECVKTSSSASAITSVWLFFFCLLLGLLSPQQALQ